The following are encoded in a window of Paenibacillaceae bacterium GAS479 genomic DNA:
- a CDS encoding SSU ribosomal protein S10P: MAKQKIRIRLKAYDHRILDQSAEKIVETAKRSGAGVSGPIPLPTEKQIITVLRAVHKYKDSREQFEQRTHKRLIDIVNPTPQTVDALMRLDLPSGVDIEIKL; this comes from the coding sequence ATGGCAAAGCAAAAGATTCGTATTCGCTTGAAAGCATACGATCACCGCATTCTTGATCAGTCTGCAGAGAAAATCGTTGAAACCGCAAAACGTTCCGGAGCAGGTGTTTCTGGACCGATTCCGCTTCCGACGGAAAAGCAAATCATCACCGTTCTCCGTGCAGTACACAAGTACAAGGATTCGCGCGAGCAATTCGAACAACGCACACACAAGCGTCTGATCGACATTGTTAACCCGACTCCGCAAACGGTTGATGCGTTGATGCGTCTGGACCTGCCGTCCGGTGTCGATATCGAAATCAAACTGTAA
- a CDS encoding elongation factor Tu, whose protein sequence is MAKAKFERNKPHVNIGTIGHVDHGKTTLTAAITTVLSKKYGGAAIAFDQIDKAPEERERGITISTAHVEYETPNRHYAHVDCPGHADYVKNMITGAAQMDGAILVVSAADGPMPQTREHILLSRQVGVPYIVVFLNKCDMVEDEELLELVEMEVRDLLNEYEFPGDDTPIIRGAAREALQNPDGPWADKIVELFEQVDTYIPTPERDTAKPFLMPVEDVFTITGRGTVATGRIDRGVVKVSDEIEIIGLAEESRKSIVTGVEMFRKLMDSAQAGDNIGALLRGVDRKDIERGQVLAKPGSVKPHTNFTAQIYVLTKEEGGRHKPFFTGYRPQFYFRTTDVTGIINLPEGTEMVMPGDNITVTVELIAPIAIEEGTRFSIREGGRTVGAGAVATIQK, encoded by the coding sequence ATGGCAAAAGCTAAATTTGAACGTAATAAGCCCCACGTTAACATTGGCACAATCGGTCACGTTGACCATGGTAAAACAACGCTGACGGCTGCCATCACAACGGTTCTTTCCAAAAAATACGGTGGCGCAGCTATCGCTTTTGATCAAATCGACAAAGCACCAGAAGAGCGCGAGCGCGGTATCACGATCTCGACTGCACACGTTGAGTACGAGACTCCTAACCGTCACTACGCACACGTTGACTGCCCAGGCCATGCCGACTATGTTAAAAACATGATCACCGGCGCAGCTCAAATGGACGGCGCGATCCTGGTTGTATCCGCAGCTGACGGCCCAATGCCGCAAACGCGTGAGCACATCCTGCTCTCCCGCCAAGTTGGCGTACCTTACATCGTCGTATTCCTGAACAAATGCGACATGGTTGAAGACGAAGAGCTCCTTGAGCTTGTTGAGATGGAAGTTCGCGACCTTCTGAACGAGTATGAGTTCCCAGGCGACGACACTCCAATCATCCGCGGTGCTGCTCGTGAAGCTCTGCAAAACCCAGACGGCCCTTGGGCTGACAAAATCGTTGAGCTCTTCGAGCAAGTTGATACCTACATCCCAACTCCTGAGCGCGACACGGCTAAGCCTTTCCTTATGCCAGTCGAGGACGTGTTCACGATCACGGGTCGTGGTACGGTTGCTACCGGTCGTATCGACCGTGGCGTAGTAAAAGTATCCGACGAGATCGAAATCATCGGTCTTGCTGAAGAGTCCCGCAAATCCATCGTTACGGGCGTTGAAATGTTCCGTAAACTGATGGACTCCGCTCAAGCGGGCGACAACATCGGCGCACTGCTTCGTGGCGTTGACCGTAAAGACATCGAGCGTGGACAAGTTCTGGCTAAGCCAGGTTCTGTTAAACCACACACGAACTTCACGGCTCAAATCTACGTTCTGACCAAAGAAGAGGGTGGCCGTCACAAGCCTTTCTTCACTGGTTACCGTCCACAGTTCTACTTCCGTACAACGGACGTAACAGGCATCATCAACCTGCCTGAAGGAACTGAAATGGTTATGCCTGGCGACAACATCACGGTTACCGTTGAGCTGATCGCTCCAATCGCTATCGAAGAAGGCACTCGCTTCTCGATCCGCGAAGGCGGCCGTACTGTAGGCGCTGGCGCCGTAGCAACAATCCAAAAATAA
- a CDS encoding large subunit ribosomal protein L4, translating into MPKVAIFNVSGSQVGDIELSEHVFGIEPNAHVLHSAVLLQQAAERAGTHKTKGRSEVRGGGRKPWKQKGTGRARQGSTRAPQWVGGGTVFGPTPRSYSFKLPKKVRRLAIRSALSSKVIASELIILDQLSFTAPKTKEFQAVLKNLKVGRKALVVTAEFENNVALSARNIPGVKFVAAEGINVLDVLTYDQLIITKEAVEKVQEVLA; encoded by the coding sequence ATGCCTAAAGTAGCTATCTTCAATGTGAGCGGCTCCCAAGTCGGCGATATCGAGCTTTCTGAGCATGTCTTCGGTATCGAGCCTAACGCTCACGTCCTGCATAGCGCAGTTCTGTTGCAACAAGCAGCTGAGCGCGCTGGAACGCACAAAACAAAAGGACGCTCTGAAGTACGCGGCGGCGGACGTAAACCTTGGAAACAAAAAGGTACAGGTCGCGCTCGTCAAGGCTCCACTCGCGCCCCGCAATGGGTTGGTGGTGGTACCGTCTTCGGTCCAACTCCGCGCAGCTACAGCTTTAAGCTGCCTAAGAAAGTTCGCCGTCTGGCGATTCGTTCTGCTCTGTCTTCCAAAGTTATCGCTAGCGAGCTGATCATTCTTGATCAACTGAGCTTCACTGCTCCGAAAACGAAGGAATTCCAAGCCGTTCTGAAAAACCTCAAAGTAGGTCGTAAAGCGCTTGTCGTAACGGCTGAATTTGAAAACAATGTAGCTCTATCCGCCCGCAACATTCCTGGAGTAAAGTTCGTCGCAGCAGAAGGCATCAATGTTCTGGATGTACTGACGTATGACCAACTTATTATCACCAAGGAAGCGGTCGAGAAAGTACAGGAGGTGCTTGCGTAA
- a CDS encoding large subunit ribosomal protein L23 encodes MKDPRDIIKRPVITEQTTELMAAKRYVFEVDIRANKTEIKSAVEQIFNVKVSNVNTLRVPAKPKRYGRHSGYTSEWKKAFVQLSADSKELEFFESV; translated from the coding sequence ATGAAAGATCCACGCGATATTATCAAGCGCCCGGTAATCACGGAACAAACGACTGAGCTCATGGCTGCTAAACGTTATGTGTTCGAAGTTGACATCCGTGCTAACAAAACCGAGATCAAATCTGCTGTTGAGCAGATTTTCAACGTAAAAGTAAGCAACGTGAACACGCTTCGCGTACCGGCTAAGCCTAAACGCTACGGTCGCCATTCTGGTTACACGTCCGAGTGGAAGAAAGCCTTCGTTCAATTGAGCGCAGACAGCAAAGAGCTGGAATTCTTCGAGTCGGTTTAA
- a CDS encoding large subunit ribosomal protein L3 — translation MKGILGKKLGMTQVFTAEGIVVPVTVIEAGPCVILQKKDQENDGYEAVQLGFSDKKEKNATKPAIGHAKKANTAPKRYIREIRGINLGEYEVGQEVKADVFTEGEFVDVTGVSKGKGFQGVIKRWGQSRGPMAHGSRYHRGPGSMGSIQANRVPKGKRLPGHMGHETITIQKLEVVRVDVERNVLLVKGSIPGPKNSFVKIKQTVKK, via the coding sequence ATGAAGGGTATCTTAGGCAAAAAGCTCGGAATGACGCAAGTATTTACGGCTGAAGGTATTGTCGTGCCAGTCACGGTTATCGAAGCAGGTCCTTGTGTCATTCTGCAAAAGAAAGATCAAGAAAACGACGGCTACGAAGCAGTTCAACTCGGTTTCTCCGACAAAAAGGAGAAAAACGCGACTAAACCTGCTATCGGTCATGCCAAAAAGGCCAACACGGCTCCTAAGCGCTACATTCGTGAAATTCGCGGCATTAACTTGGGCGAATATGAAGTTGGCCAAGAAGTTAAGGCTGACGTATTCACGGAAGGCGAATTTGTTGACGTAACGGGCGTTTCCAAAGGTAAAGGCTTCCAAGGCGTTATCAAACGTTGGGGACAAAGCCGCGGACCAATGGCGCACGGATCGCGTTATCACCGTGGACCAGGTTCGATGGGTTCGATCCAAGCGAACCGCGTTCCAAAAGGCAAGCGTCTGCCAGGCCACATGGGCCATGAGACAATTACGATTCAAAAACTTGAAGTCGTACGCGTCGATGTAGAACGCAATGTCCTGCTGGTTAAAGGCTCCATTCCGGGCCCTAAAAACAGCTTCGTAAAAATCAAACAAACGGTGAAGAAATAA